The following are from one region of the Sphingomonas sp. J315 genome:
- a CDS encoding LuxR family transcriptional regulator: MHLHAMAVRFMHVVEDVASADDLAAAMAAITDELGFQYFALTHHVDIVAASSSAIRLHNYPAQWADYYDGNALGVTDPVHRASHVTSMGFCWSRMPDMIPLTACDRKVLALGRDQGIGDGFTIPAHVPGEARGSCSFASEAGRPVPETILPVAQLAGNFAFEAARRLWSIRGHMPVAQQRPLTDRQRDCVLWVAHGKGDWEIAIILGISEETVARHIKDACERYGVSKRTLLVIRALFDGTLTFTDLFRH, from the coding sequence ATGCACCTGCACGCAATGGCAGTGCGGTTCATGCACGTCGTCGAAGATGTCGCAAGTGCCGACGACCTCGCGGCGGCGATGGCAGCGATCACCGACGAGCTCGGCTTCCAGTACTTCGCATTGACGCACCATGTCGACATCGTCGCGGCAAGCAGCAGCGCGATCCGGCTGCACAACTATCCGGCACAATGGGCCGACTATTATGACGGCAACGCGCTTGGCGTCACCGACCCGGTCCATAGGGCAAGCCATGTGACAAGCATGGGATTTTGCTGGTCGCGCATGCCCGATATGATCCCACTCACAGCGTGTGACCGCAAGGTGCTGGCGCTTGGTCGCGATCAGGGAATCGGCGACGGTTTCACAATACCGGCGCATGTCCCAGGCGAAGCGCGCGGCTCCTGTTCGTTCGCCAGCGAAGCGGGCCGGCCGGTGCCCGAGACGATATTGCCGGTGGCGCAACTCGCGGGCAATTTCGCCTTCGAGGCCGCGCGACGCTTGTGGAGCATCCGCGGTCACATGCCGGTCGCACAGCAACGGCCGCTGACCGATCGTCAGCGCGATTGTGTGCTTTGGGTTGCCCATGGCAAGGGCGACTGGGAGATCGCCATAATCCTCGGCATCAGCGAAGAGACGGTTGCGCGCCATATCAAGGACGCCTGCGAGCGTTACGGGGTAAGCAAGCGGACATTGCTGGTGATCCGGGCGCTGTTCGACGGAACGCTGACCTTCACCGACCTATTCCGCCACTGA
- a CDS encoding acyl-homoserine-lactone synthase, whose amino-acid sequence MLQVLQSTGSPASDAALRAMFAARKSVFVDLLKWDVPVLDDAYEIDQFDNIHATYLVLTEADGTHLGSARLLPTCRPHILDSLYAELCEAVPPKGPGTFEITRFCLDRRLNAAQRRIVRDTLVTGLVEHALATGITTYTALAEIGWFQQILAFGWRCMPLGLPRIVGGTLLAALRIDITPETPELLAAAGIAAKPMPFDGRRVAA is encoded by the coding sequence ATGCTGCAAGTCCTCCAGTCCACCGGTAGCCCGGCATCCGACGCCGCGCTCCGCGCAATGTTCGCCGCGCGCAAATCCGTCTTCGTCGATCTGCTCAAATGGGACGTGCCCGTGCTCGACGATGCCTATGAGATCGACCAATTCGACAATATCCATGCCACCTACCTTGTCCTCACCGAAGCGGACGGCACCCATCTCGGATCGGCCCGCCTGCTGCCGACATGCCGCCCACATATTCTCGACAGCCTCTATGCCGAGTTGTGCGAAGCGGTCCCGCCCAAGGGACCGGGCACCTTCGAGATTACGCGCTTCTGCCTCGATCGGCGGCTGAACGCAGCCCAGCGGCGCATCGTGCGCGATACGTTGGTAACGGGACTGGTCGAGCATGCGCTCGCAACCGGCATTACCACCTACACCGCACTGGCCGAAATCGGCTGGTTCCAGCAAATCCTGGCGTTCGGCTGGCGCTGCATGCCGCTCGGTCTACCACGGATCGTCGGCGGCACGTTGCTTGCAGCGCTCCGCATCGACATCACGCCCGAAACGCCAGAATTGCTTGCCGCGGCAGGCATCGCGGCAAAGCCGATGCCGTTCGACGGCCGTCGCGTCGCAGCCTGA
- a CDS encoding phytanoyl-CoA dioxygenase family protein: MTDMFDLAGEIARRTAELSARGYCHIPDALPPAAVGALDNDLAAHFARTPFGQGGFYGTTTKRFGRLLVRSPKAAALVQHPLILGIVEAVLSPWCDRIQLNTTQAIAVHPGAPAQLPHRDQDMWRGPTGEIEYLVNVMWPLTSFTRENGATLVWPCSHGPQALNPEPVETPVAAEMEPGGALIFLGSALHGAGANTSMGVRRGLVIGYSLGWLKPYENQWLAYPPEVARHFPSELAALVGYRQHRPNLGNYEGQCPSVLLGEDSDRPLGAIDALRPDQQAMIDAYLQDQRAAP, encoded by the coding sequence ATGACGGATATGTTCGACCTCGCCGGCGAGATTGCGCGACGCACCGCCGAACTTTCTGCCCGGGGCTATTGTCACATTCCTGACGCGTTGCCGCCCGCGGCGGTCGGTGCTCTCGACAATGATCTCGCGGCGCATTTCGCCCGGACGCCATTTGGTCAGGGCGGATTCTACGGCACGACGACCAAGCGATTCGGTCGACTTCTCGTCCGCTCGCCAAAGGCTGCGGCGCTGGTCCAGCACCCCCTGATCCTCGGCATCGTCGAGGCGGTCTTGTCGCCGTGGTGCGACCGGATCCAGCTTAACACCACCCAGGCGATCGCGGTGCATCCGGGCGCGCCGGCGCAGTTGCCGCACCGGGATCAGGACATGTGGCGTGGACCGACCGGCGAGATCGAATATCTCGTCAATGTGATGTGGCCGCTGACGTCCTTTACGCGAGAAAATGGTGCCACGCTGGTCTGGCCGTGCAGCCACGGGCCGCAGGCGCTCAACCCGGAACCCGTCGAGACGCCAGTGGCGGCCGAAATGGAGCCTGGCGGCGCGCTGATCTTTCTCGGGTCGGCGCTGCACGGGGCGGGTGCCAACACCAGCATGGGCGTTCGGCGCGGTCTGGTCATCGGCTATTCGCTCGGGTGGCTCAAACCTTACGAAAATCAGTGGCTCGCTTATCCACCAGAGGTGGCGCGGCATTTTCCGTCGGAGCTGGCCGCGCTCGTCGGTTACCGTCAGCACCGCCCCAATCTCGGCAATTATGAGGGCCAGTGTCCTTCCGTCCTGCTCGGCGAAGACAGCGACCGTCCGTTGGGTGCAATCGATGCGCTGCGCCCCGATCAACAAGCGATGATCGACGCCTATCTCCAAGATCAGCGAGCTGCGCCGTGA
- a CDS encoding GntR family transcriptional regulator, giving the protein MNSGATAERVHEALKARIMGREFRPGDRLDPAILAVPLASSVTPVRDALHLLTGEDLVETRTGDGFHVPALDEPALKDLYDWSAELVALAIHAWPRPHAAIVFHPRAQDGHPIAERVAEAFLGIARRSPNGEHARAVDRLNARLHAVRTVEAHVLDNVDAELAAVTAAAEAGERNLLRRLNTAYHRRRRRAAAAIVRAVYRAD; this is encoded by the coding sequence GTGAATTCGGGCGCGACCGCGGAACGGGTTCATGAGGCGTTGAAGGCCCGCATCATGGGCCGCGAATTCCGGCCAGGCGACCGGCTCGACCCGGCGATCCTGGCGGTTCCGCTGGCATCGAGCGTGACGCCGGTCCGCGACGCCCTCCACCTGCTCACCGGCGAGGACCTGGTCGAGACGCGCACCGGCGACGGATTCCATGTGCCGGCGCTCGACGAGCCGGCGTTGAAAGACTTGTACGACTGGTCCGCCGAACTCGTCGCGCTCGCCATTCACGCCTGGCCGCGCCCACACGCTGCAATCGTCTTTCACCCGCGTGCGCAGGACGGGCACCCGATCGCCGAGCGCGTCGCGGAGGCGTTCCTCGGAATTGCCCGGCGCTCGCCGAATGGCGAGCACGCGCGTGCAGTCGATCGTCTCAACGCAAGGCTCCATGCCGTCCGCACGGTTGAAGCCCACGTGCTCGATAATGTGGATGCGGAACTGGCTGCCGTGACGGCAGCAGCAGAGGCCGGGGAGCGCAACCTGCTCCGCCGTCTCAACACGGCTTACCACCGTCGGCGGCGTCGCGCGGCGGCGGCCATTGTCCGCGCCGTGTACCGGGCCGACTAA
- a CDS encoding benenodin family lasso peptide → MEREDEVIDLGTASAETKGPGGPVDDLALGIFQTGLSDD, encoded by the coding sequence ATGGAACGCGAAGACGAAGTCATCGACCTGGGTACCGCGAGCGCCGAGACCAAGGGCCCCGGCGGCCCGGTCGACGATCTGGCGCTCGGAATCTTCCAGACCGGTCTTTCCGACGACTGA
- a CDS encoding lasso peptide biosynthesis B2 protein, protein MTGYALRKGLTFCRVDGRFVFLDLPRDRYFCLSPAADQAFLDVTAGGSPVWVAAALRDGLLREAADDTRPVACVPPAPPRGSLHESNQIVSRTSVLGALTRRAASRVWLRARPLKAVLDRVQERKSSRAGVELSVAQISRLAAAYRRAGMLVSAHDQCLATSLAVAWQLASLGATPDLILGVKLHPFQAHCWVQLGDVVVNDQLDAVRLFTPILVV, encoded by the coding sequence ATGACAGGCTATGCTCTGCGCAAGGGACTGACATTCTGCCGTGTCGACGGCCGCTTCGTGTTCCTCGACTTGCCCCGCGATCGATATTTCTGCCTGAGTCCGGCCGCGGACCAGGCATTTCTCGATGTGACCGCCGGAGGTTCGCCCGTGTGGGTCGCGGCGGCGCTGCGAGATGGCCTGCTCCGCGAGGCTGCCGACGACACGCGCCCGGTTGCGTGTGTCCCGCCGGCCCCGCCGCGCGGGTCGCTGCACGAGAGCAACCAGATCGTCAGCCGGACGAGCGTGCTCGGGGCACTCACCCGCCGCGCGGCAAGTCGGGTCTGGCTTCGCGCACGCCCGCTCAAGGCGGTGCTGGATCGGGTGCAGGAGCGAAAATCGTCGAGAGCGGGCGTGGAATTGTCTGTGGCTCAGATCTCGCGGCTCGCTGCGGCCTATCGTCGCGCCGGAATGCTCGTATCCGCGCATGACCAATGCCTCGCGACCTCGCTCGCGGTCGCCTGGCAGCTCGCCAGCCTCGGGGCAACGCCCGACCTCATCCTGGGCGTGAAGCTGCATCCTTTCCAGGCGCATTGCTGGGTGCAGTTGGGCGATGTGGTCGTGAACGACCAGCTCGATGCTGTGCGCTTGTTCACCCCCATCCTGGTCGTGTGA
- a CDS encoding asparagine synthase-related protein: MAGQYLAVLGADSPDGAVAANRVRALCNRRADLGIVVDQPDLLLIATNDLPTLPVGRDEGAVLGQLYSRSTGARVKSLDGGWKHAIPVSNGSTLTQEFWGSYVAFVRGARARQWSVVRAPFGALSCLMTRLGAALLVASDLGLLAEAGWTPQGVAWDQVASHLAMRDLRRAATCLIGVEELLGGDRMTLADGKIALDRIWTPWKQAERCGSVASRALAVEAVQQAVLNAVRSTVSRATHPLLLLSGGLDSSIVAASLSALERPFSCLNLASAGAIGDERDYARLVADALGVELLVAQWDVRDVDVTRSAAADMPNPSARSFMQASDHLTSAAAARAGADLIIDGGGGDNVFAHCNRSHPLPTRCCTASPSAGRWLWRARWQGWRRQACPTCYCALSVVPISARRPIAGRRNCAF, translated from the coding sequence ATGGCGGGGCAATATCTCGCCGTCCTCGGTGCCGACTCGCCCGATGGAGCCGTCGCGGCAAACCGTGTTCGCGCGCTCTGCAACCGTCGCGCCGACCTCGGCATTGTCGTCGATCAGCCCGACTTGCTGCTGATCGCGACGAACGATCTGCCGACGCTCCCGGTCGGACGCGACGAGGGGGCGGTTCTCGGTCAGCTTTACTCAAGAAGCACCGGCGCGCGGGTGAAAAGTCTCGATGGCGGCTGGAAGCACGCGATCCCCGTGTCGAATGGCAGCACACTGACCCAAGAGTTCTGGGGAAGCTACGTCGCATTCGTGCGCGGCGCCCGCGCGCGGCAATGGTCGGTGGTGCGCGCGCCGTTCGGTGCGTTGTCTTGTCTGATGACGCGCCTCGGCGCCGCCCTACTGGTCGCCTCCGACTTGGGGTTGCTCGCGGAGGCAGGCTGGACGCCGCAAGGCGTGGCCTGGGATCAGGTCGCGTCGCATCTCGCCATGCGCGACCTGCGCCGCGCTGCGACCTGCCTCATCGGGGTGGAGGAATTACTGGGCGGCGATCGCATGACCCTGGCAGATGGCAAGATCGCGCTCGACCGAATCTGGACGCCCTGGAAGCAGGCCGAGCGCTGCGGATCGGTGGCCAGTCGCGCCCTCGCCGTGGAGGCCGTCCAACAGGCTGTTCTGAATGCCGTCCGCTCGACCGTTTCGCGCGCTACACATCCGCTGCTCCTGCTGTCCGGCGGACTCGATTCGTCGATCGTTGCGGCCTCGCTCTCGGCGCTCGAGCGTCCGTTCAGCTGTCTGAACCTGGCAAGCGCGGGTGCGATCGGCGACGAGCGCGACTATGCGAGGCTCGTCGCCGACGCGCTGGGCGTGGAGCTCCTCGTGGCGCAGTGGGACGTGCGCGACGTCGATGTCACACGCTCGGCTGCCGCAGACATGCCCAATCCGTCTGCGCGCAGTTTCATGCAAGCGTCCGATCATTTGACGAGTGCCGCCGCTGCCCGAGCGGGTGCCGACCTGATCATCGACGGCGGCGGCGGCGACAATGTCTTTGCGCACTGCAATCGGTCGCACCCGTTGCCGACGCGATGCTGCACGGCGAGCCCTTCCGCAGGACGCTGGCTGTGGCGGGCACGATGGCAGGGCTGGCGCAGACAAGCGTGTCCAACGTGCTACTGCGCGCTGTCCGTCGTGCCTATTTCCGCTCGGCGGCCTATCGCTGGTCGCCGGAATTGCGCTTTCTGA
- a CDS encoding asparagine synthase-related protein gives MSNVLLRAVRRAYFRSAAYRWSPELRFLSRAAQFGASVAAAHPWLEPPRGSTPGTAAHIAMVVAAQSWAEVGEPRALASASPLVAQPVVEVCLRVPSWWWFAEGRNRAVAREAFEGMLPNETLRRSSKGSPDSFVAELFELNRPMLRAMLLDGRLRAEGILDAQAVEQVLADPRPAVGADYRRIMRLADVEAWAANWTASIA, from the coding sequence GTGTCCAACGTGCTACTGCGCGCTGTCCGTCGTGCCTATTTCCGCTCGGCGGCCTATCGCTGGTCGCCGGAATTGCGCTTTCTGAGCCGGGCAGCGCAATTCGGCGCGAGCGTGGCGGCCGCGCACCCCTGGCTCGAGCCCCCGCGCGGCAGCACGCCCGGCACGGCGGCGCATATTGCGATGGTCGTTGCGGCGCAAAGCTGGGCGGAGGTGGGTGAACCCCGGGCGCTGGCCAGCGCTTCCCCGCTCGTTGCCCAGCCGGTGGTCGAGGTTTGCCTTCGCGTGCCCAGTTGGTGGTGGTTCGCCGAAGGCAGGAATCGCGCCGTCGCTCGCGAGGCATTCGAAGGGATGCTGCCCAACGAAACGCTCAGGCGGTCGTCAAAGGGATCGCCCGACAGCTTCGTCGCCGAACTGTTCGAACTGAACCGGCCTATGCTTCGCGCGATGCTGCTGGACGGCAGGCTGCGCGCGGAAGGCATTCTCGATGCACAGGCCGTCGAGCAGGTGCTGGCCGATCCGCGCCCGGCTGTCGGTGCGGATTATCGCCGCATCATGCGACTGGCCGATGTCGAGGCCTGGGCGGCGAACTGGACAGCATCTATTGCTTGA
- a CDS encoding Atxe2 family lasso peptide isopeptidase, translated as MVVAVPGHRRRVLTTAAALLLPLIAEARCDLLPRQQAVDQPQRLVAPEDLVRLRDIGLPDGSILGWPSPLGLSPDGTRAAFVISRADLDTNRYCRGLAVIDIKPAAAPRLLDEGGDPILSVGVYRGLFARTGFPQVVTPLWSPDGRWIAYLRRDRGTTQLWLVALAGGPGRPLTRSAVDVERFAWLSDGTGLVFASRPGTLAERSAADREARRGFHYDERFVPSMGNGPQPSASTPLEYFKIGLADRELSPASASERERISAEGVPGVPPDPRADAPDGRRAWTERQSSSPLGPLVLRATAASGATVTCPPSACLGKIVGMWWLPGGGPLLFLQREGWARGEMALYRWTPGAGPPKRVFATTDILDGCLLFAAQLVCTREAATVPRRLVILDPRTGQSRLLYDPNPEFSRLRLGRVVRLFWKNDLGLEARGDLVLPPGYRPGTRLPLIVTQYFSNGFLRGATGDEYPIHAFAARGFAVLSIERPPFFAAANPALKTYEDLNAANARGWSERRSLLSAVTKGVQRVIDLGIADPARIGITGLSDGASTVAFALINTDRFAAAAMSSCCIEPWTVMTVVGPAYADRMRALGYPPATASDRSFWAPASIAQNAAAIDTPLLMQLADDEYLTSLEAFTALREHGKPVDMYVFPGEHHIKWQPAHRLAIYARNLDWFGFWLAGRIDPDPEKREEFARWQAMRDRRDRARIKQ; from the coding sequence GCGACATCGGACTGCCGGACGGATCGATCCTCGGATGGCCAAGCCCACTTGGTCTCTCGCCCGATGGAACACGCGCCGCTTTTGTCATCAGCCGGGCGGACCTTGACACCAACCGCTACTGTCGCGGCCTCGCGGTGATCGACATCAAGCCCGCCGCAGCGCCGAGGCTCCTCGATGAAGGCGGGGACCCGATCCTGTCCGTTGGCGTCTATCGCGGTCTCTTCGCCCGGACCGGCTTCCCACAGGTCGTAACGCCTTTATGGTCGCCCGATGGCCGCTGGATCGCCTATCTGCGGCGAGATCGAGGAACGACGCAGCTTTGGCTTGTGGCTTTGGCGGGCGGACCGGGCCGTCCGCTCACCCGCTCGGCGGTCGATGTCGAGCGGTTCGCCTGGCTTTCAGATGGCACTGGGCTGGTCTTCGCAAGCCGCCCCGGAACGCTTGCCGAGCGTTCGGCGGCGGATCGCGAAGCGCGTCGCGGCTTCCATTACGACGAACGTTTCGTACCGAGCATGGGAAACGGCCCGCAGCCCAGCGCATCGACGCCGCTTGAGTATTTCAAGATCGGGTTGGCGGATCGCGAACTGTCCCCGGCCAGCGCGAGCGAGCGGGAGCGCATCAGTGCCGAGGGTGTGCCGGGCGTCCCGCCCGATCCGCGGGCGGACGCACCGGACGGGCGGCGCGCCTGGACCGAACGGCAATCGTCCTCGCCGCTCGGGCCGCTCGTCCTGCGGGCAACCGCCGCCTCCGGTGCGACCGTCACCTGCCCGCCGAGTGCGTGTTTGGGCAAGATCGTCGGGATGTGGTGGCTTCCAGGCGGCGGGCCGCTGTTGTTCCTTCAGCGCGAAGGCTGGGCACGCGGCGAGATGGCGCTTTATCGCTGGACGCCGGGTGCCGGACCGCCAAAGCGCGTTTTCGCCACGACGGATATCCTCGACGGCTGCTTGCTCTTCGCCGCACAACTGGTCTGCACACGCGAGGCAGCGACGGTGCCCCGGCGCCTCGTCATCCTCGACCCCCGCACCGGGCAATCGCGCCTCCTTTACGATCCGAACCCGGAATTCTCGCGACTTCGCCTTGGCCGCGTGGTCCGACTGTTCTGGAAGAATGACCTTGGCCTCGAAGCGCGCGGCGACCTCGTGCTTCCCCCCGGCTACCGTCCGGGCACGCGCCTCCCGCTGATCGTGACGCAATATTTCAGCAACGGGTTCCTGCGCGGCGCGACTGGCGACGAATATCCGATCCATGCCTTTGCCGCGCGCGGCTTTGCCGTGCTCAGCATCGAGCGCCCTCCCTTCTTCGCGGCAGCCAATCCGGCCCTCAAGACCTATGAGGATCTCAACGCTGCCAACGCCCGCGGCTGGAGCGAGCGCCGCAGCCTGTTGTCGGCCGTCACGAAGGGCGTGCAGCGGGTGATCGATCTGGGGATCGCCGATCCCGCGCGGATCGGCATCACCGGTCTTAGCGACGGCGCGAGCACGGTGGCGTTCGCGCTCATCAACACCGACCGGTTTGCGGCGGCGGCGATGAGCTCATGCTGCATCGAACCCTGGACCGTGATGACGGTCGTCGGTCCCGCCTATGCCGATCGCATGCGCGCGCTCGGCTACCCGCCGGCTACGGCATCGGATCGATCCTTCTGGGCACCGGCCTCGATCGCCCAGAATGCGGCGGCGATCGACACGCCTTTGCTCATGCAACTGGCGGACGATGAATATCTGACGAGCTTGGAGGCGTTCACCGCGCTGCGCGAGCATGGCAAGCCGGTCGACATGTACGTCTTTCCGGGCGAGCATCATATCAAATGGCAGCCCGCGCATCGTCTGGCCATCTACGCGCGCAACCTCGACTGGTTCGGCTTCTGGCTCGCCGGGCGCATCGACCCCGACCCAGAAAAGCGCGAAGAATTCGCACGCTGGCAGGCAATGCGCGATCGCCGCGATCGGGCGCGCATCAAGCAATAG